In Scatophagus argus isolate fScaArg1 chromosome 3, fScaArg1.pri, whole genome shotgun sequence, one genomic interval encodes:
- the rbck1 gene encoding ranBP-type and C3HC4-type zinc finger-containing protein 1 yields MASKLTPTHNLKEAEELALSLSEALSSGNGEEAIKLCQKLSQLCVPVSVSISSQAYPQDSIRLWVGVEDGQSDSYIPVTVVVTPDMTIAQLKDKISHDFGFHPSLQRWVIGKRLAQDQDTLFSHGVRQNGDKAFLFILSAHAAHLTRQQHRLDHEQQLLEGIVGSIESMQLLPRGLDVSGNEKTVPPPETQHTPTPAPPLPPKCPNATKPPVPKKPQIGWACAMCTFVNKPTRPGCEICAGERPEDYRVPDIYKPDQQEAHRIEQEQLATLQYKQAQQEERERNYLHLLATEEQNLISNITEIDCPICFSALQPGEGIVLRECLHTFCRECLKGTIVNSQDAEVSCPDSCESKLLDREIKALLTEEEHQRFLELRLSIAESRSEHSFHCQTPNCRGWCIYEDEVNEFHCELCDEINCILCRAIHSGMNCKDYQDDLRIRAENDQAAQQTKQMLESLLQNGEAMKCPRCDIIVQKKDGCDWICCLMCKTEICWVTKQARWGPNGKGDTSGGCRCRVNHQPCHPNCQNCH; encoded by the exons ATGGCTTCTAAACTTACACCGACACACAATTTGAAAGAGG CCGAGGAGTTGGCCCTGTCTCTGAGTGAAGCCCTCAGCAGCGGGAATGGAGAGGAAGCAATCAAACTGTGCCAGAAGCTGTCCCAACTCTGTGTTCCTGTGTCTGTCTCCATCAGCAGTCAGGCATACCCTCAGGACTCCATaag ATTGTGGGTTGGAGTTGAGGATGGTCAGTCAGATTCCTACATTCCAGTGACTGTTGTGGTTACCCCTGACATGACAATTGCACAACTTAAAGACAAG ATCAGTCATGACTTTGGGTTTCACCCCTCGCTGCAACGCTGGGTGATCGGGAAGCGGTTGGCTCAGGACCAGGATACGTTGTTCAGCCACGGTGTCCGTCAAAACGGAGACAAAGCTTTCCTGTTTATCCTCTCGGCCCATGCTGCCCACCTCACACGACAGCAACACAGGCTGGACCATGAGCAACAACTCTTAGAGg GCATTGTGGGGTCAATTGAATCGATGCAACTTTTGCCCAGAGGGCTGGATGTTAGTGGCAATGAGAAGACAGTGCCTCCTCCAGAGACTCAACACACTCCTACCCCTGCTCCTCCTTTACCTCCTAAATGCCCAAATGCTACCAAACCTCCTGTGCCTAAGAAACCTCAG attGGCTGGGCCTGTGCTATGTGCACGTTCGTGAACAAACCGACGCGTCCTGGCTGTGAGATATGCGCAGGCGAAAGGCCAGAGGATTACCGGGTGCCTGACATCTACAAGCCAGACCAGCAGGAGGCTCATCGAATTGAGCAGGAACAGCTGGCCACATTGCAGTACAAACAG GCTCAGCAGGAGGAACGAGAGAGGAACTACCTGCACTTGTTGGCAACAGAGGAGCAGAACCTCATCTCTAACATTACAGAGATAGACTGTCCCATCTGCTTCTCTGCCCTGCAGCCAGGAGAGGGCATCGTGCTCAGAGAGTGTCTACACACCTTCTGCAG GGAGTGTCTAAAGGGGACAATAGTGAACAGTCAAGATGCTGAGGTGTCCTGTCCAGACTCATGTGAGAGCAAGCTACTGGACCGAGAGATCAAAGCG CTGCTCACAGAAGAGGAGCACCAGCGGTTTCTGGAGTTGCGTCTTAGCATCGCAGAAAGCCGTTCAGAGCACAGCTTTCACTGTCAGACTCCCAACTGCCGAGGGTGGTGCATCTATGAGGATGAAGTCAATGAGTTCCACTGTGAACTCTGTGATGAAATCAACTGCATTCTCTGCAGG gccATCCATAGTGGAATGAATTGTAAGGACTACCAGGATGACCTGCGCATCCGAGCAGAGAACGACCAGGCagctcagcaaacaaaacagatgctAGAG AGCTTGCTGCAGAATGGGGAGGCCATGAAATGTCCACGTTGTGACATCATCGTCCAGAAGAAAGATGGCTGTGATTGGATCTGCTGTTTGATGTGCAAGACAGAAATCTGCTGGGTCACCAAACAAGCTCGCTGGGGCCCAAAc GGCAAGGGCGACACATCTGGGGGATGTAGATGCCGAGTCAATCATCAACCTTGCCACCCCAACTGCCAGAATTGCCACTGA
- the necab3 gene encoding N-terminal EF-hand calcium-binding protein 1 encodes MLACAEMITMCLQSAKQKHLRAQQQQQPLHIAEQGLTIFHDIFRRADKNDDGKLSFEEFNAYFADGILTTEELQELFYSIDGRQNNNLDTDKLSDYFSQHLGEYLNVLSALESLNFAILKAMDKTKEEYQGSSVLGQFVTRFMLRETSSQLLSLQRSLQCAMEAVEEQSSPAPREAKAPELTAVQRNGRRCGRRVHNNLCLSPSDPCPGILTTGVSVEDGENWCSQINRLQQLLDKLECQGPKLEPLKEDTLASTYKSNILLVQRQMSVTDDNLDKFRKVLKGYLDATSAHSDNLHVSVQKLPGKSCYIMYEFWQDRISWMSYLQSNGSKDFQRCIIDMLEDAEVVSTMLIPASWWIMTNN; translated from the exons ATGCTGGCTTGTGCGGAGATGATCACTATGTGCCTGCAGTCGGCCAAACAGAAGCATCTTCGGgctcagcagcaacagcagccgcTGCACATCGCAGAACAAGGGCTTACTATCTTTCATGAT attttccgTCGAGCGGACAAAAACG ATGATGGCAAACTGTCATTTGAGGAGTTCAATGCTTACTTCGCAGATGGAATCCTGACTACTGAGGAGCTACAGGAGCTTTTCTACTCCATAGATGGCCGACAGAATAA CAATCTGGACACTGACAAGCTATCAG ATTATTTTTCTCAGCACCTGGGAGAGTATCTCAATGTTCTTTCAGCTCTGGAGAGCCTTAATTTTGCCATTTTAAAGGCAATGGATAAAACTAAAGAG GAGTACCAGGGTTCCAGTGTGTTGGGCCAGTTTGTCACCAGGTTCATGCTAAGAGAGACGTCCAGTCAGCTTCTGTCTCTACAGAGGTCACTTCAGTGTGCCATGGAGGCTGTGGAAGAGCAGAGCAGCCCTGCTCC GAGAGAGGCGAAGGCACCAGAGCTGACAGCGGTACAGAGGAATGGCAGGCGGTGTGGTCGCAGGGTCCATAATAACCTGTGCTTGTCCCCATCAGATCCCTGCCCTGGCATCCTGACCACAG GTGTGAGCGTGGAAGATGGAGAAAACTGGTGCTCTCAAATCAACAGGCTGCAGCAACTGCTGGATAAACTGGAGTGTCAG GGTCCCAAATTAGAGCCACTGAAAGAGGACACACTGGCCAGCACGTACAAGTCT AACATTCTGCTGGTTCAGAGGCAGATGTCCGTGACCGACGACAATCTGGACAAGTTCCGGAAAGTTCTGAAAGGCTACCTGGATGCCACCTCAGCCCACTCTGACAACCTGCA tgtgtccgTTCAGAAGCTCCCGGGAAAGTCGTGTTACATAATGTATGAGTTCTGGCAAGACCGCATCTCCTGGATGAG cTACCTGCAGTCCAACGGCAGTAAAGATTTCCAGCGCTGCATCATTGACATGTTGGAAGATGCCGAAGTAGTTTCTACTATGCTGATCCCag CTTCCTGGTGGATCATGACTAACAACTAA